Proteins from a single region of Natrinema salifodinae:
- a CDS encoding thiamine pyrophosphate-binding protein, which yields MEISRAVVERLTANGIDTVFGIPGKQTLPLNEAIGTRDDVRYVMARHETAVTHQAWGYAETSGRPAATVVVPGPGDMNAMNGLKNASNDCTPLIHIAVETEPELRGGGGIHETPPDTYDNVVKTNRLVEHPESTAAVLEEAIAVAETPPKGSVRVGIPKNFLSMDVPLATPAEYGRGSVSGVADRDVAAGAELLAAADDPVIVAGGGVRSADASDDLRQVADRLGAPVVATYKGKGVLPDGPGGYVAGTLSGSASPELLALLADADAALAVGTDFDAVATRAWSVEIPDRLVHVTLDPDDLGNGYDPAVGIVADAGAALSALDGALADRGLTVGDGGGDGDTGAIERAGAIRRATSDRLADLRTSSPPITSVSALEAIREAVPADAIATADAGGSRVWALNAFDAAGPRSYVNPGSWATMGSSLPSAIGAQLANPDDDVVVLVGDGGLMMCVHELHTAVAEDLPLTVVVFVNEDYALISDEADRSYDLDAGEYDWTNAPIDFAGLADSLGLRTKRAETPAEIRSTLADAVDADEAVLVEVPTDPTEPQAGEWMRE from the coding sequence ATGGAGATCAGCCGCGCGGTCGTCGAGCGACTGACGGCCAACGGGATCGACACCGTCTTCGGCATCCCGGGCAAGCAGACGCTCCCGCTGAACGAGGCGATCGGCACGCGAGACGACGTCCGGTACGTGATGGCCCGCCACGAGACCGCCGTCACCCACCAGGCGTGGGGCTACGCGGAGACCAGCGGGCGGCCCGCCGCGACGGTCGTCGTCCCCGGTCCCGGCGATATGAACGCGATGAACGGGCTGAAGAACGCGTCCAACGACTGCACCCCGCTGATCCACATCGCCGTCGAGACCGAGCCTGAACTCCGCGGCGGCGGGGGAATCCACGAGACGCCGCCCGACACGTACGACAACGTCGTCAAAACGAACCGGCTCGTCGAGCACCCCGAGAGCACGGCGGCCGTCCTCGAGGAGGCGATCGCGGTCGCCGAGACACCGCCGAAGGGGTCCGTCCGCGTCGGAATCCCGAAGAACTTCCTGTCGATGGACGTCCCGCTTGCGACGCCGGCGGAGTACGGTCGGGGGTCGGTTTCGGGGGTCGCCGACCGCGACGTCGCGGCCGGCGCCGAGCTCCTGGCCGCCGCCGACGACCCGGTGATCGTCGCCGGTGGCGGCGTCCGCAGCGCGGACGCGAGCGACGACCTCCGCCAGGTCGCCGACCGACTCGGCGCTCCCGTCGTCGCGACCTACAAGGGGAAGGGCGTCCTCCCCGACGGCCCGGGCGGCTACGTCGCCGGAACGCTGTCGGGGAGCGCGTCCCCGGAACTGCTCGCCCTCCTCGCCGACGCCGACGCGGCGCTGGCCGTCGGCACGGACTTCGACGCGGTCGCGACCCGCGCCTGGTCGGTCGAGATTCCGGACCGACTCGTCCACGTCACGCTCGATCCCGACGACCTCGGAAACGGGTACGATCCGGCCGTCGGGATCGTGGCGGACGCCGGCGCCGCGCTCTCGGCGCTCGACGGAGCGCTCGCCGACCGCGGACTGACGGTCGGCGATGGTGGCGGAGACGGAGACACGGGTGCCATCGAGCGCGCGGGAGCGATCCGCCGGGCTACCAGCGATCGGCTCGCGGACCTGCGCACGTCGTCCCCGCCGATCACCTCGGTCAGCGCGCTCGAGGCGATCCGAGAGGCGGTGCCCGCGGACGCGATCGCGACGGCCGACGCCGGCGGCTCCCGCGTGTGGGCGCTCAACGCCTTCGACGCCGCCGGCCCGCGGTCGTACGTCAACCCGGGCTCGTGGGCGACGATGGGCTCGAGCCTGCCGTCGGCGATCGGTGCACAGCTCGCGAACCCGGACGACGACGTCGTCGTCCTGGTCGGCGACGGCGGGCTCATGATGTGCGTCCACGAGCTCCACACGGCCGTCGCCGAGGACCTGCCGCTGACCGTCGTCGTCTTCGTCAACGAGGACTACGCGCTCATCAGCGACGAGGCCGACCGGAGCTACGACCTCGACGCGGGCGAGTACGACTGGACGAACGCGCCGATCGATTTCGCGGGCCTGGCCGACAGCCTCGGGCTGCGGACGAAGCGCGCGGAGACGCCGGCCGAGATCCGATCGACTCTCGCGGACGCGGTCGACGCGGACGAAGCGGTCCTCGTCGAGGTCCCCACGGACCCGACCGAGCCCCAGGCCGGCGAGTGGATGCGCGAGTAG
- a CDS encoding MFS transporter gives MNWSYRDTVLALCTLAFFATVTARLVISPVVPDVVDAFGVSTGVVGLALSGMWAAYALSQFPSGLLGDRFGERRIIVTAIGGTAVASALLALSPSYVTFLLFAITLGAAAGLHYSVATTLLTRLFDRTGRAIGVHVSGAPLAGFAAPVLAAVAGNRYGWRAAVAVGAAVAIPIVAVFFTQIRPTEPRRPEQPIRDQVDADRLAGVLTRPTVAYTTALCAMGAFTWQATASFLPAFLELGYGLSRTTAGLLFSLYFLVNGGVQPVVGALSDRYSRDAAAAVTMTAGLVGFAVLIAGDGLATAVAGVACVGVAMTWGAPLQSRVVDVLSTAERGLGFGLVRTAYMILGATGSVAVGTAADAFGWTVAFGTLSAIMALGLSAILVNNALSLGY, from the coding sequence GTGAACTGGTCGTACAGGGATACGGTCCTCGCGCTGTGTACGCTGGCCTTTTTCGCAACCGTCACCGCCCGCCTGGTCATCAGTCCGGTCGTCCCCGACGTCGTCGACGCGTTCGGCGTCAGTACCGGCGTCGTCGGTCTGGCGCTATCGGGAATGTGGGCCGCCTACGCGCTCTCGCAGTTTCCCAGCGGGCTGCTCGGCGACCGGTTCGGCGAGCGCCGGATCATCGTGACCGCAATCGGCGGCACGGCGGTCGCGAGCGCGCTGCTGGCGCTGTCGCCGTCGTACGTCACCTTCCTGCTGTTCGCGATCACCCTCGGCGCGGCGGCCGGCCTCCACTACAGCGTCGCGACGACGCTGCTCACCCGGCTGTTCGACCGCACGGGCCGGGCGATCGGCGTCCACGTCTCCGGCGCGCCCCTGGCCGGGTTCGCCGCGCCGGTGCTCGCGGCCGTGGCCGGGAATCGGTACGGCTGGCGAGCCGCCGTCGCCGTCGGCGCGGCGGTCGCGATCCCCATCGTCGCCGTCTTTTTCACCCAAATTCGACCGACGGAGCCCCGCCGTCCCGAGCAGCCGATCCGCGATCAGGTCGACGCCGACCGCCTGGCCGGCGTGCTGACGCGCCCGACTGTCGCGTACACGACCGCGCTGTGCGCCATGGGCGCGTTCACCTGGCAGGCGACGGCCTCGTTCCTCCCCGCGTTCCTCGAGCTCGGCTACGGCCTCTCGCGGACGACCGCGGGGCTGCTGTTCTCGCTGTACTTTCTGGTCAACGGCGGCGTCCAGCCGGTGGTCGGCGCGCTGTCCGATCGCTACTCGCGGGACGCCGCCGCCGCGGTCACGATGACGGCCGGCCTGGTCGGGTTCGCAGTTCTGATCGCCGGCGACGGCCTGGCGACGGCGGTCGCCGGCGTCGCCTGCGTCGGGGTCGCGATGACCTGGGGCGCGCCGCTGCAGTCGCGGGTGGTCGACGTCCTGTCGACGGCCGAGCGGGGGCTCGGCTTCGGGCTCGTCCGGACCGCCTATATGATCCTCGGCGCGACCGGCAGCGTTGCGGTCGGGACGGCCGCAGACGCCTTCGGCTGGACGGTCGCGTTCGGGACCCTCTCGGCGATCATGGCACTCGGGCTGAGCGCGATCCTCGTGAACAACGCGCTCTCGCTGGGGTACTGA
- the folP gene encoding dihydropteroate synthase, whose translation MEYHEAADFLFDLRRFRPKPGTASTARLLAHLGNPHADVDFVQIAGSNGKGSTARMLERTLREAGYSVGLYTSPHLEDLRERVRVDGRKIPQSAVSEYVERVREYITERAADGESPTFFETMTGLALWQFGREDVDVAVLEVGIGGKYDATSVVDPIASTVTSVTLEHTGILGDTESEIARDKAHVAPDDAPLVTAVTGEPLEAVRDVAGDVVTVGTDLDGADESDDGTNPDVRVTYEGRTNHTEAAVSIDADDWDLETRIPLLGEHQAINAGIAAVLARQVDDISDATLERGLRSAHWPGRFEVMDTEPLVVLDGAHNPGACERLAETLATYDYDDLHLVFGAMHDKDHREMVAALPTPDAVVTAEPNLDRAEDRDVLAAAFDDAGAGAVRTEDAVQDALAAALEDADGDDCVLVTGSLFAVAEARSRWTRTDVPKRVRDLADARDALEGANVAPGDVERLDGDAVHRVVRTALRDRQATVLKEELLRLGGECALSGLDRDDEVVDAVLMGTLAQFESLVETLETRARPHGLADVARALRETLELDAGNGDESGDETDGEPSPAKPSLGYSGSAAGTTGDATESEYPWTDRTAVMGILNVTPDSFHDGGRYDALEDAVTRAEELIEADVDVIDVGGESTRPGADPVPVEEELDRVVPLVERIADLDALISVDTRRAAVADAALAAGADIINDVTGLEDPEMRFVAAEHDAGLVVMHSIDAPVVPDRDIDYDDVVADVIDQLSERVLLAEKAGLDREQIIVDPGIGFGKSAAENFEILDRIDEFHALGCPVLFGHSRKSMFAKVGHEAGERLQPTVAATALAADRGADLIRVHDADENVAAVRTALAARDPERFDWDS comes from the coding sequence ATGGAGTATCACGAGGCGGCGGACTTCCTCTTCGATCTGCGGCGGTTCCGCCCGAAGCCGGGCACGGCGTCGACGGCCCGGCTGCTGGCTCACCTCGGGAACCCACACGCGGACGTCGACTTCGTCCAGATCGCCGGCTCCAACGGGAAAGGGAGTACGGCTCGAATGCTCGAGCGAACCCTGCGGGAGGCCGGCTACTCCGTCGGCCTCTACACCTCGCCCCACCTCGAGGACCTCCGCGAACGGGTCCGCGTCGACGGCCGGAAGATTCCTCAATCGGCCGTCTCCGAGTACGTCGAACGGGTTCGCGAGTACATCACGGAGCGCGCCGCCGACGGCGAGTCGCCGACCTTTTTCGAGACGATGACCGGCCTGGCGCTGTGGCAGTTCGGCCGCGAGGACGTCGACGTCGCCGTCCTCGAGGTCGGCATCGGCGGTAAGTACGACGCCACGAGCGTCGTCGATCCGATCGCGAGTACCGTCACCAGTGTCACGTTAGAACATACGGGCATCCTCGGCGACACCGAGTCGGAGATCGCCCGCGACAAGGCCCACGTCGCCCCCGACGACGCGCCGCTCGTGACCGCCGTCACCGGCGAACCGCTCGAGGCGGTCCGCGACGTGGCCGGCGACGTCGTGACCGTCGGGACGGACCTCGACGGAGCCGACGAGTCCGACGACGGAACGAACCCCGACGTTCGAGTCACCTACGAGGGCCGGACGAACCACACCGAGGCCGCCGTCTCGATCGACGCCGACGACTGGGACCTCGAGACCCGCATCCCGCTTTTGGGGGAACACCAGGCGATCAACGCCGGCATCGCCGCCGTTCTCGCCCGGCAGGTCGACGACATTTCGGACGCGACTCTCGAACGGGGACTGCGCAGCGCCCACTGGCCAGGCCGGTTCGAGGTGATGGACACCGAGCCGCTGGTCGTCTTGGACGGCGCGCACAACCCGGGTGCCTGCGAACGGCTCGCGGAGACGCTCGCGACCTACGACTACGACGACCTGCACCTCGTCTTCGGCGCGATGCACGACAAGGACCACCGCGAGATGGTCGCCGCGCTCCCGACCCCCGACGCCGTCGTGACGGCCGAGCCGAACCTCGACCGCGCCGAGGACCGCGACGTCCTCGCGGCGGCGTTCGACGACGCCGGCGCCGGCGCGGTCCGCACCGAGGACGCGGTACAGGACGCCCTCGCGGCCGCGCTCGAGGACGCCGACGGCGACGACTGCGTGCTCGTCACCGGCTCGCTGTTCGCCGTCGCGGAGGCCCGCTCGCGGTGGACCCGCACCGACGTGCCCAAACGCGTCCGCGACCTCGCCGACGCCCGCGACGCGCTCGAAGGCGCCAACGTCGCGCCCGGCGACGTCGAGCGCCTGGACGGCGACGCCGTCCACCGGGTCGTCCGGACGGCGCTCCGGGACCGCCAGGCGACCGTCCTCAAGGAGGAACTGCTGCGCCTGGGCGGCGAGTGCGCCCTCTCCGGACTGGACCGGGACGACGAGGTCGTCGACGCCGTGTTGATGGGCACGCTCGCCCAGTTCGAGTCGCTCGTCGAGACCCTCGAGACCCGCGCTCGGCCCCACGGCCTGGCCGACGTGGCCCGAGCGCTGCGGGAGACGCTCGAACTCGACGCCGGGAACGGCGACGAATCGGGGGACGAGACGGACGGCGAGCCGTCGCCGGCGAAGCCGAGTCTCGGCTACTCCGGCTCGGCCGCGGGAACGACGGGCGACGCGACCGAATCCGAGTACCCCTGGACCGACCGGACGGCCGTGATGGGCATCCTGAACGTCACGCCCGACAGCTTCCACGACGGCGGCCGGTACGACGCGCTGGAGGACGCCGTGACCCGCGCCGAGGAACTGATCGAGGCGGACGTCGACGTGATCGACGTGGGCGGGGAGTCCACCCGTCCGGGCGCCGACCCCGTCCCGGTCGAGGAGGAACTCGACCGAGTCGTCCCCCTGGTCGAGCGGATCGCCGACCTCGACGCCCTGATCTCGGTCGACACCCGCCGGGCCGCCGTCGCCGACGCCGCGCTGGCGGCCGGCGCGGACATCATCAACGACGTGACCGGGCTCGAGGACCCCGAGATGCGCTTCGTCGCCGCCGAGCACGACGCGGGCCTGGTCGTGATGCACAGCATCGACGCGCCGGTCGTCCCCGACCGCGATATCGACTACGACGACGTCGTCGCGGACGTGATCGACCAGCTCTCCGAGCGCGTGCTGTTGGCCGAGAAGGCCGGCCTCGACCGCGAGCAGATCATCGTCGACCCTGGCATCGGCTTCGGCAAATCCGCCGCCGAGAACTTCGAGATCCTCGACCGGATCGACGAGTTCCACGCGCTGGGCTGCCCGGTCCTCTTCGGTCACTCCCGCAAGTCCATGTTCGCTAAGGTCGGTCACGAGGCCGGCGAGCGACTCCAGCCGACCGTCGCGGCCACCGCCCTGGCGGCCGACCGCGGGGCCGACCTGATTCGCGTCCACGACGCCGACGAGAACGTCGCCGCGGTTCGGACGGCCCTGGCGGCGCGCGACCCCGAACGGTTCGACTGGGACTCGTAA